One region of Streptococcus parasanguinis genomic DNA includes:
- the wecB gene encoding non-hydrolyzing UDP-N-acetylglucosamine 2-epimerase has protein sequence MGKLKIMVVFGTRPEAIKMAPLVLELQKQRETIETITVVTAQHRQMLDQVLETFNIVPDYDLDIMGKSQTLLDITSKILNQLDPVIKKEKPDMVLVHGDTTTTFAASLVAFYNQVRIGHVEAGLRTFDKYSPYPEEMNRQMTDDLADLYFAPTGESKANLLKENHPESSIVVTGNTAIDALKLTVQENYHHEVLDQLDPAKKIILVTMHRRENQGAPMRAVFGALREMVDQEPDIEVVYPVHLSPAVQEAANDLLGDHDRIHLIAPLDVLDFHNLASRSYFIMSDSGGVQEEAPSLGKPVLVLRDTTERPEGVKAGTLKLVGTDPAVVKSTMTELLTNEHLYLEMANARNPYGDGRASERIVQAIKHYFGQGDAAEEFHEGEKE, from the coding sequence ATGGGAAAATTGAAAATTATGGTTGTGTTTGGGACGCGACCGGAGGCCATTAAAATGGCCCCTTTGGTGTTGGAGTTGCAAAAGCAGAGGGAGACCATTGAGACCATTACGGTGGTCACTGCCCAGCACCGTCAAATGCTGGACCAGGTTTTAGAAACCTTTAACATCGTACCTGATTACGATTTGGATATTATGGGGAAAAGCCAGACCTTATTAGACATTACCTCTAAAATTCTGAATCAATTAGATCCAGTTATCAAAAAAGAAAAGCCAGATATGGTGCTCGTCCATGGAGATACGACCACTACCTTTGCGGCGAGTTTGGTTGCCTTTTACAATCAAGTCCGCATTGGTCACGTCGAAGCTGGTTTGAGAACCTTTGATAAATATTCTCCGTATCCAGAAGAGATGAACCGTCAAATGACGGATGATCTAGCGGATCTGTATTTTGCGCCGACTGGCGAAAGTAAGGCCAATCTCTTAAAAGAAAATCATCCGGAATCCTCTATTGTGGTGACAGGAAATACTGCTATTGATGCACTGAAACTCACGGTTCAAGAGAACTATCATCACGAAGTACTGGATCAATTAGATCCAGCTAAAAAAATCATCCTTGTCACCATGCATCGAAGAGAAAATCAAGGAGCTCCCATGAGAGCGGTCTTTGGAGCTCTGAGAGAAATGGTGGATCAAGAACCGGATATTGAAGTGGTTTACCCAGTGCACCTTAGTCCAGCGGTACAAGAGGCGGCAAACGATCTATTAGGAGATCATGATCGGATCCATCTCATTGCACCTTTAGATGTGCTTGACTTCCACAACTTGGCTTCGAGAAGTTACTTTATCATGTCGGATTCAGGTGGGGTACAAGAAGAAGCACCATCATTGGGGAAACCGGTATTGGTATTGCGTGATACAACAGAACGCCCAGAAGGGGTCAAAGCAGGAACTTTGAAATTAGTTGGTACGGATCCTGCCGTCGTCAAATCCACGATGACGGAGCTCTTAACCAACGAACATCTTTATCTAGAAATGGCAAATGCCCGAAATCCTTATGGAGATGGAAGAGCTTCTGAGCGAATCGTGCAAGCTATTAAACATTACTTTGGCCAGGGAGATGCTGCTGAAGAATTTCATGAGGGAGAGAAAGAATAA
- a CDS encoding glycosyltransferase family 2 protein: MISQIVMIIALISIWLSLAWGLVILFSAVHFWFKHSDFRVNTDPLPYYPKVTIVVPAHNEDVVIAQTAKAILDLNYPHDRVELLLFADNCSDRTYEECLAVKALPEYAGRDLTIINRSGTGGKAGVLNDALAMATGDYICVYDADAMPEKNALYFLVKEVLKDPERHVASFGRNKTRNAGQNFLTRCINQEIVVTQRVHHVGMWHLFKIGRIPGTNFIIQTEFVKSIGGWKNGALTEDTDISFKIMQSGKLIALAYNSEAFQQEPETLKSYYMQRKRWAKGNYEVVLSNFKHLFGKGNWRVKLEVTNYSCIFFWFNAAIVLSDLIFFANILAMCLHTVLPGVQIPFAFDSENIYIAQLMLFNWILMIGLYLLQINVALASQFGQATTKQIWLALAAYFTYSQLFIIVSIDAISSIVMDKLLHRKETKWVKTKRFAG; encoded by the coding sequence ATGATTAGTCAAATTGTGATGATTATTGCCTTGATTTCGATTTGGCTGTCCTTAGCCTGGGGCCTAGTAATCCTCTTTTCAGCCGTTCATTTTTGGTTTAAACACAGTGATTTTCGTGTCAATACGGATCCGCTTCCTTATTATCCAAAAGTGACGATCGTCGTACCTGCCCATAATGAGGATGTGGTTATTGCACAGACAGCCAAAGCGATCCTTGATTTGAACTACCCACATGATCGTGTAGAATTACTACTGTTTGCGGATAATTGTTCCGATCGCACTTATGAAGAGTGTTTGGCAGTTAAAGCATTGCCAGAGTATGCAGGACGTGATTTGACCATCATCAATCGCAGTGGGACAGGTGGGAAAGCCGGTGTGTTAAATGACGCTTTGGCCATGGCGACCGGAGACTATATCTGTGTCTATGATGCAGATGCCATGCCTGAAAAGAATGCTCTTTATTTCCTTGTGAAAGAAGTGCTCAAAGATCCAGAGCGTCATGTGGCTTCTTTTGGTCGCAATAAAACGCGGAATGCCGGTCAAAACTTCTTGACCCGCTGTATCAACCAAGAAATTGTCGTCACCCAACGGGTTCACCATGTAGGCATGTGGCATCTCTTTAAGATTGGACGGATTCCAGGAACCAACTTCATTATTCAAACTGAATTTGTCAAGAGTATTGGGGGATGGAAAAACGGTGCCTTAACAGAGGATACGGATATTTCCTTTAAGATTATGCAAAGTGGGAAGTTGATTGCTCTAGCCTATAATTCAGAAGCTTTTCAACAAGAGCCGGAAACTCTGAAGAGTTATTATATGCAACGGAAACGTTGGGCCAAAGGGAATTATGAAGTGGTTCTTTCTAACTTCAAGCATTTATTTGGTAAGGGAAATTGGCGCGTGAAGTTAGAAGTGACCAACTATTCCTGTATCTTCTTCTGGTTCAATGCAGCTATCGTGTTATCAGACTTGATCTTTTTTGCCAATATTCTGGCCATGTGTCTCCATACAGTGTTGCCAGGCGTGCAAATTCCATTTGCCTTTGATTCAGAAAATATCTATATTGCGCAATTGATGTTGTTCAATTGGATCTTGATGATTGGGCTCTACTTACTTCAGATTAATGTGGCTCTTGCCTCACAATTTGGTCAAGCAACTACCAAGCAAATTTGGTTGGCCTTAGCTGCCTACTTCACCTATTCTCAACTGTTTATCATTGTATCGATTGATGCCATCTCTTCGATTGTGATGGACAAACTATTGCACCGGAAAGAAACTAAATGGGTTAAAACAAAACGATTCGCAGGATAG
- a CDS encoding glycosyl hydrolase family 8, with the protein MNTKKMRYVWFLVILCIFCLTLFLARTRSKVEMRNRIYHQWNEHFVVSKGKESYVRTTNDSNQTVVLSEAQSYGMLITVAAAKKGQAQQADFDRLYHYYLNHRLEGTQLMSWKQTIRNGKAKDEDHNATDGDLYIAYALLKAAQQWPKQAKDYQAQAKAILEDILAHNYNEETGVLTVGNWANQDSEFYHLMRTSDTLPAQFQIFYEVTKDSKWLDIKEKMLQQLQTISSQTKTGLLPDFIWVDEQGTRVADPKTIESKYDGAYSYNACRLPYNLVQSKDATSQKLVKKMLNFFKSQRNLYAGYDLKGKALNNHQAASFLAPIVYASEHEKGYLKLVQQNKYIFTQDLPLNNYYDATMTTMIALELF; encoded by the coding sequence ATGAATACGAAAAAGATGAGATATGTATGGTTTCTAGTCATCCTTTGCATTTTCTGTTTGACCTTATTTTTAGCGAGAACGAGAAGTAAAGTGGAGATGCGAAATCGAATTTATCATCAGTGGAATGAGCATTTTGTTGTTTCAAAAGGGAAAGAATCCTATGTTCGAACCACCAATGATAGCAATCAAACGGTGGTTTTATCCGAAGCGCAAAGTTATGGAATGCTCATTACTGTTGCGGCTGCTAAAAAAGGACAGGCCCAACAAGCAGACTTTGACCGACTCTATCACTATTATCTAAATCATCGCTTGGAAGGTACCCAATTGATGTCTTGGAAACAAACCATCAGAAATGGAAAAGCAAAGGATGAGGACCATAACGCCACAGATGGAGATCTCTATATTGCCTATGCTCTTCTAAAAGCTGCTCAGCAATGGCCAAAGCAAGCCAAAGACTACCAGGCTCAAGCCAAAGCGATTTTAGAAGATATTCTCGCACACAACTACAATGAAGAAACCGGTGTGTTAACGGTGGGAAATTGGGCCAATCAGGATTCGGAATTCTATCATTTGATGCGGACGTCTGATACACTGCCAGCGCAATTCCAGATCTTTTATGAAGTGACAAAAGATTCGAAGTGGTTGGACATCAAAGAAAAGATGTTGCAGCAACTCCAAACGATCAGCTCCCAAACAAAAACAGGTTTACTACCTGATTTCATCTGGGTAGATGAGCAAGGGACTCGCGTAGCGGATCCCAAGACGATTGAATCCAAGTATGATGGAGCCTACTCGTATAATGCTTGTCGCCTTCCATATAACCTTGTTCAAAGTAAGGATGCAACCAGTCAAAAATTGGTGAAAAAGATGCTTAACTTTTTCAAGAGTCAAAGAAACCTGTACGCGGGTTATGACTTGAAAGGAAAGGCCTTGAACAATCATCAGGCAGCAAGTTTTTTGGCACCGATAGTCTATGCTTCTGAACACGAAAAAGGCTATCTGAAGTTGGTGCAACAGAATAAGTATATCTTCACACAAGATCTACCTCTGAACAACTATTATGATGCAACCATGACAACCATGATTGCACTTGAATTGTTCTAA
- a CDS encoding DUF1033 family protein, translated as MYRVIEMYGDCEPWWFLEGWEEDIVSSRKFEDYYQALKYYKQKWLELNAHFPSYKSRSDLMTIFWDTNEQEWCEDCSDDVQFFHSIVLLEDEHKIPKSKLRPGYEKEKGIRKHRSCQYTLDSKKGTTLS; from the coding sequence ATGTATCGAGTGATTGAAATGTATGGGGACTGTGAACCCTGGTGGTTTTTAGAAGGTTGGGAAGAAGATATTGTCAGTAGTCGGAAGTTTGAAGACTATTACCAGGCTTTGAAATACTACAAGCAGAAATGGTTAGAGTTGAATGCACACTTTCCAAGTTATAAGAGTCGGAGTGATCTCATGACGATCTTTTGGGATACCAACGAGCAAGAGTGGTGTGAGGACTGCAGTGATGATGTGCAGTTTTTCCACTCGATAGTTCTGCTAGAAGACGAGCACAAAATCCCTAAAAGCAAGCTCCGTCCAGGTTACGAAAAGGAAAAAGGAATCCGCAAACATCGTTCTTGTCAATATACACTCGATTCAAAAAAGGGGACAACCCTGTCATAA